The stretch of DNA ACCGGACACCTCCGCTCGGATGCCGGACAGTGCGCCGGGACGACACCCGCGGCCGCCGTCCCGCTCCCGACCTGGGGGAACGGGACGGCGACGGCCAGTGCCGCAGGACACTCCTGCCGGCGCGACCGGCGCCCGCTCGCACCGGTCCGGCGCCGTCCTCATCCGGGTGCTCCCGGCCTTCTGCCCTGCCTCGATCGGGTTGTCGTCATGCTGCGCCGGCCAGTGGCTGTCTGCCCCGGTGCTCCGCTTTCGCCGTACCGGTGGAGGAGTGCGAAGCAGCGCGGCGAAGGGGACGCGTTTGTCCCACCTCCCGCGGATTCACCCACCGGGCGCTCACCGCGCGGGACGGCCCGCCCGCCATCGGATGTTCCTCGTGCGGCGTCTGCCGCGGACCGGGGAGTCGTGCGCATGCCAGGAGTGCTCGGCAAGAACACGTGGGCGGAACTCCGCGTACGCCGCTGGGCCATCCGTCAACGCCCCGTTCTCACCCCGGCGGCAAAACGCGTCCCGACACCTCTCCCAGGCCGAGCCGGATTCCGCCGGGCCCTGGCGCCGTACCGGAGATCGTGACCTCGTCGCCGTCCAGCAGGAAACCGCGAGACGTCCCGTCAGCCAGGGGGAGCGGTTTCCGGCCGGCCTCGGTCATCTCCATGAATGACCCGTACTCGCCGGGTACGGGACCACTCACCGTCCCCGAGGCGTACAGGTCACCGGTACGGGTGGAGGCGCCGTTCACCGTCAGGTGGGCGAGCATCTGAGCACCGGTCCAGTACATTCCGGCGAAGGGCGGCGCCGACACACGCTCATCGTTGAGTCGCACCTCAAGCGCCAGATCGAGGCCCTGCTCACCCGCGTCGGCCAGGTAGGGGAGCGGCGCCGGATCGCGGGCCGGAGGCGCCGTCCACGCCTCACCCAGGGCGTCGAGCGGCACGATCCAGGGCGAGACCGAGGTCGCGAACGACTTGCCGAGGAACGGCCCGAGCGGTACGTACTCCCACGCCTGGAGATCGCGCGCGGACCAGTCGTTGACCAGGCACACCCCGAAGACGCGGTGGGCGAACTCCGCCGTCGTCACCGGCCTGCCGAGCGCGGAACCGGCCCCCACGACGAATCCCACCTCCGCTTCGATGTCGAGCCTCCGCGTCGGCCCGAACCCCGGTGCGTCCAGGTCGGGGTCCTTGATCTGTCCGCTCGGCCGCCGCACCGGAGTCCCTGAGACGACGACAGTCCCGGAACGGCCGTGGTAACCGATCGGCAGGTGCTTCCAGTTGGCGGTCAGCGGCGCTGTGCCCGGCCGCAGCAGCCTGCCGAGGTTGGTGGCATGGTGCTCGCTCGCGTAGAAGTCGACGTAGTCGGCGACCTCGAAGGGGAGGGAGAGCCGTACTTCGTCCAGCCGGTGCAGATGCGGCTCGACGGCGTCGCGATGCCGTTCGTCGCTCAGCGACTCGGTGATCAGCGCCCGCACCCGGGTCCACTCGCTCCTGCCGCGCGCCATGAACGCGTTGAGGGACGGAGCCGCGAAGACGGAATCCCGCAGCACGGCCGCGAGATCGAGCACCCGGCCGCCGATCCTCACCCCCACGCGGGGCTGTCCGCCGGGGGGCGCGAAGACCCCGTAAGGCAGGTTCGCGACCCCGAACGGGTCGTCGGAGGCCAGATCCAGCCAGGTCGTCATAGGTCACTCCGGTCGGTGCGTCGGGCAGAGCGGTGCCGCGTCTGACGAGGCGGACCGCTACAGCAGAGCCGGGACGCCCCTTCTGTGCAAGAGGCATCGCCGGATCTGCGCAGAGTGATCGATCGGCCGGGGTATGGCCACGGTCGGCTGTACAAAATGATCAGTGGCCGGCCGGGAGAACCCGATCCCCGAGGCCGCCGGAGCGCCGGGCCGAAGCACCGGCGGATCACAGGGAGACGACAGCCCTGATGGTCTTGCCTCCGGGGCCCGGCCTGATGGAGATCTCCGCCGCGACCCGGCAGGTCAACGGCCACCCGTAACCGCCCACGGCCCGCCCGTCGTCGGCCCTGAAGACGCGGGGCGGCTCCGTGCTGCGGTCGGCGACGACGAGGACGAGCCCGTCCTCGGTGAGATCCGCCTCGAACCTGACGAGTCCCCCTCCGTGCCTGATCGCGTTGGTCACCAGCTCGGAGGTGACGAGCAGCATGTCGGCGAGCTTGACCTGACCGGGAAGGACCGCGTGGGCGCGCAGCAGGTCCCGTACCCGGGCTCTCGCGTCCGCCCCACCGGTCGGCAGCTCGTGCCGTGCGTCCACGGCGCGGTCGTGGTCCCAAGGATCGTACGAAGCGATGCGTTCCACCTGAGCCCCTCGGGCATCGACGGTGCGGCGGAGGCGGTTGCCTTCCCCCCTGTACGCGCGGAATCGGGGGCAGGGACCCGCGCGTGTGCTGCGGGTACCAGCGTACAAAAGGCGTACCCACCGACGGGCGACCGTACCGGGATCCACCGCCGGTACCGCACCCGGCCTCGCCCCGTCCGCCGTGTTGTCGGCGATGTACCTCCCCACTCGCGTGTCTCCACCACCGACGGCACTCGGACCCCACCGCGTGGGGAGTACGGGGAGTACGGGCACCGGCGCAGGTCTGTTCCTCCGCGCCCGGTCTCTCTGCTTGAGTGAGGGATCAAGGACCGAGTCCCCGAGGAGGGATCAGCGCGTATGCCCAGCATGACCACCGACGACGGAGTGCGCCTTCACTACCTGGACGAGGGCGGTGACGGTCCCCCCGTCGTCCTTGTCGCCGGCTTCAAGGCCCCGGCCACGAGTTGGAAGTACCAGCAGCCGGTCCTGGCCGCCGCGGGCCACCGGGTCCTCAGCCTCGACCGCCGCTCGCACGGCGGCTCCGACGACCCCGAGCACGGGCACACCATGGCCAGGCACGGCGAGGACCTCGACCAGTTCCTCGCCGCGCTCGACATCCGGGACGCCGTCCTGGTCGGCGGGTCGATGGGGGCGAGCACGATCTGGTCCCGCGTCGCGTCCTTCGGCACCGGGCGGATCCGCGGAGTCGTCACCGTCGACCAGACACCGAGGATGCTGGCCTCCGCCGACTGGCCCCACGGTTTCTACGGCTACACGGAGGAGAACCGCGACACGTACTTCGCGGACGGTGTCCCGCAGACCGGCCGGGGCACATCGCCACTGCGCAGGCCGGACGTGGTGCCGAGGCTGGTCAGCGCCCTCGGCCTCTCGCTGAAGGACGGCCTGAAGCGGCCTCCGCTCTCGCCCCGCGCCCTGGCGCTGCTGCACGACCACGCCGTCAGCGACTGGCGGGAGGTGGTGGACCGGATCGATGTCCCCGCGCTGCTGGTGGCCGCACGCGACAGCGAACTCTGGCCGTGCGAGCACGCCGCGGCCGCGGCCGAACACAACCCCCTGGTCGGCTCCGTCGTCCTGGAGAAGTGCGGACACGCCGCCAACATCGAACGGCCCGCCGAGTTCAACAGGGTCCTGCTCGACTTCCTGACCGGCCTGGGCGACACCCGATCAGGGGCGCGGCCCCTGGGCTGAGCGTCAGGTGGGGAACGGTGCGCGTCGCAGGGGGAGTACGGAGGGGCCGGAACCCTGGTCCCGGCGCCGGTTCGAGCCCAGGTACTCGCTGGGATCGCCGGCTTCGGGCAGGGCCTTCGCCCCCTCCGGGCGCAGGCCGTGCAGATAGACGGTGACATGACGTTCGGCCAGCGCCCGCGCCTGGCTCCGCGGGATGTGCGGCATCGGGCGGCAGACCATCGCGGCGGCCGAGATCAGATCGAACGGGGTGACATCGGCGCGGACCTCGCCCGTGTCGCGGCCCGCCGACAGCAGATCGGCCACCGCACGGACGATGGAGCGCTGCAACTCCCGTACGCTCTCGTCCCGCGCGAGCGGCCCGCCGATCAACGGCATCACCAAACGCTCCCGCTCCTCCACGATCCGCCGGAACAGTTCTTCCAGGGCGGCCATCGGACGCGCTCCCGAATACTTGGCCGCCTCGATCGCGGCGAGCCCCGTCCGGAAACCCTCGACCGCCACCTCCCTGATCAGTGCCTCGCGGTCGGGGAACCGCCGGTACAGCGTCCCGATGCCCAGGCCGGCGCGGCGCGCCACGTCGTCCAGTGCGACGGCGGTCCCCTGCTCCCGGAAGAGCTCGCGGGCGGCGGCCAGGATCTTCTCCCGGTTGCGCCGGGCGTCGGCGCGCAATTCGGTCATGCGGGGATGCTAGCGAGTCGCACGGGGGAGCGGCGTCGCCCAGACGGGCGACGCCGTCGGGTACTTCGAAGCAGGCCGGAAACGCTCAGTATCCGTCGATATCGGCCGTCGAATTTGCCCGAATCGACGCGAGGTGGGAGCGATCGGCCGTCAGGGCGCGTGGTGGTGTCTCGCCCCGGCCGGCTGCTGACCGACCCGCACCAGGTGCGCGAAGTCGACCGCCACCCCGCGCAGCAGCAGGTCCACCATGGGGCCGGGGGAGGCCCATTCCTCGGGCGCCCCACCGAACAGGGCCCGCTGGTAGACGGTGGAGGCCAGCAGATCGACCAGCAGGGCGGGATCGGTGTCGGGCCGCAGGTCACCCCGGTCGA from Streptomyces tsukubensis encodes:
- a CDS encoding ATP-binding protein; the protein is MERIASYDPWDHDRAVDARHELPTGGADARARVRDLLRAHAVLPGQVKLADMLLVTSELVTNAIRHGGGLVRFEADLTEDGLVLVVADRSTEPPRVFRADDGRAVGGYGWPLTCRVAAEISIRPGPGGKTIRAVVSL
- a CDS encoding TetR/AcrR family transcriptional regulator — protein: MTELRADARRNREKILAAARELFREQGTAVALDDVARRAGLGIGTLYRRFPDREALIREVAVEGFRTGLAAIEAAKYSGARPMAALEELFRRIVEERERLVMPLIGGPLARDESVRELQRSIVRAVADLLSAGRDTGEVRADVTPFDLISAAAMVCRPMPHIPRSQARALAERHVTVYLHGLRPEGAKALPEAGDPSEYLGSNRRRDQGSGPSVLPLRRAPFPT
- the fahA gene encoding fumarylacetoacetase encodes the protein MTTWLDLASDDPFGVANLPYGVFAPPGGQPRVGVRIGGRVLDLAAVLRDSVFAAPSLNAFMARGRSEWTRVRALITESLSDERHRDAVEPHLHRLDEVRLSLPFEVADYVDFYASEHHATNLGRLLRPGTAPLTANWKHLPIGYHGRSGTVVVSGTPVRRPSGQIKDPDLDAPGFGPTRRLDIEAEVGFVVGAGSALGRPVTTAEFAHRVFGVCLVNDWSARDLQAWEYVPLGPFLGKSFATSVSPWIVPLDALGEAWTAPPARDPAPLPYLADAGEQGLDLALEVRLNDERVSAPPFAGMYWTGAQMLAHLTVNGASTRTGDLYASGTVSGPVPGEYGSFMEMTEAGRKPLPLADGTSRGFLLDGDEVTISGTAPGPGGIRLGLGEVSGRVLPPG
- a CDS encoding alpha/beta fold hydrolase; its protein translation is MPSMTTDDGVRLHYLDEGGDGPPVVLVAGFKAPATSWKYQQPVLAAAGHRVLSLDRRSHGGSDDPEHGHTMARHGEDLDQFLAALDIRDAVLVGGSMGASTIWSRVASFGTGRIRGVVTVDQTPRMLASADWPHGFYGYTEENRDTYFADGVPQTGRGTSPLRRPDVVPRLVSALGLSLKDGLKRPPLSPRALALLHDHAVSDWREVVDRIDVPALLVAARDSELWPCEHAAAAAEHNPLVGSVVLEKCGHAANIERPAEFNRVLLDFLTGLGDTRSGARPLG